A single region of the Malus sylvestris chromosome 8, drMalSylv7.2, whole genome shotgun sequence genome encodes:
- the LOC126630983 gene encoding uncharacterized protein LOC126630983 isoform X2 has product MEEQIASVVVLGVISWTTAFLFIRKMLPKRSFDFCNRLVSTVHATVAVTLASLSVQDWNCPVCPLASTSSPRQHCWHWSRPFLPKVWVGDGGSIVDNRVVQPLPPYKGASQRAWLQRHRSKPSSRFIFTVARMVGGPYLTYVTLSANNPFIIKAMAVGLQLVSAFWFYKIARMVKYKLTKRTTTAAASSKQVDPPTHKTPSN; this is encoded by the exons atggAGGAGCAAATTGCAAGTGTGGTGGTGTTGGGGGTGATTTCATGGACTACGGCGTTTCTGTTCATACGAAAGATGCTTCCGAAGCGATCGTTCGACTTCTGCAACCGCCTTGTATCCACAGTTCATGCAACTGTGGCTGTGACCTTAGCTTCCCTCTCTGTTCAAGATTGGAACTGCCCTGTGTGCCCTCTGGCTTCAACTTCTTCTCCTCGACAG CATTGTTGGCATTGGAGCAGGCCTTTCCTACCAAAAG TGTGGGTCGGAGATGGTGGCAGCATTGTGGATAACAGAGTTGTCCAGCCCCTTCCTCCATATAAGGGAGCTTCTCAAAGAGCTTGGTTACAGAGACACCGATCTAAACCTAGCAGCCGAT TTATATTCACGGTTGCAAGGATGGTAGGCGGGCCTTATCTCACCTATGTGACTCTGTCTGCTAACAACCCATTCATCATCAAG GCGATGGCGGTAGGGTTGCAGCTGGTGAGCGCTTTCTGGTTCTACAAGATTGCGAGGATGGTCAAGTACAAATTGACAAAGAGGACGACTACTGCTGCTGCATCTAGTAAACAAGTCGATCCCCCAACCCATAAAACACCTAGCAATTGA
- the LOC126632367 gene encoding BEL1-like homeodomain protein 3: protein MATYFQNLSNQNLLNPYQGDEKLPSYPEPPGNMMMYLNQASYGAGSYSEVLSGGNFSPQKYADSDGGRSEMMFIPPTSDPVRDCDVGGESLIGKHSMQDHGLSLSLSTQIPQPVSLPSFQYQYPNSSLSSVLSNAPMIGKGEEYNQSEEFRNFESLASGLYGGGHEAVKTQAFYNPMCSSGSKEMHSEYVYDSLGSTNAMLSSKYLKAAQQLLDEVVNVKKALKQSRLDKNQSFKRSGSDGSKETDGNDQHLRRSSDPGESSTISSVELSAAERQDLQNKKTKLLSMLDEVDRRYKQYYHQMQAVVSFFDKVAGNGAAGPYTALALQAISRQFRSLRDAIRGQIQVTRKRLGEQDNSSDGQGSVIPRLRYVDQQLRQQRAFQQLGGLHHAWRPQRGLPESSVSILRAWLFEHFLLPYPKDSEKIMLARQTGLTRNQVANWFINARVRLWKPMIEEMYKEEFGDLDTDAKSSPENALKEEARVDFSASEDRKEELHESLISATADSIEPGQMHDSKSGHSSTYDMPGLDHFTVGNDVSLALELRHCEEHDGFPPSTGSHVTGSDAAASLDCHYEDPEQQHLIQIWQYPRVT, encoded by the exons ATGGCCACCTATTTCCAAAATTTGAGTAATCAAAACTTACTGAATCCTTATCAAGGGGACGAGAAACTTCCCTCGTACCCCGAACCGCCCGGAAACATGATGATGTATCTGAATCAGGCTTCCTATGGCGCCGGATCCTACTCCGAGGTCTTGTCCGGCGGCAACTTCTCCCCTCAGAAATATGCTGACTCTGATGGGGGCAGGAGTGAAATGATGTTTATTCCGCCAACGAGTGATCCAGTCAGGGACTGTGACGTTGGCGGCGAGTCCTTGATTGGGAAACACAGTATGCAGGATCATGGATTGTCTCTTAGCCTTTCCACCCAAATTCCGCAACCAGTTTCTCTGCCTTCGTTTCAGTACCAATATCCGAATTCAAGTCTCTCTTCGGTTTTGAGCAATGCTCCAATGATAGGGAAGGGTGAGGAGTACAATCAGAGCGAGGAGTTTAGAAACTTCGAAAGCTTGGCATCGGGGTTATATGGAGGCGGCCATGAGGCTGTCAAAACACAGGCTTTCTACAATCCTATGTGTTCATCGGGATCCAAAGAAATGCATTCGGAATATGTGTATGACTCGCTAGGTTCCACGAACGCTATGTTAAGCTCTAAGTACCTCAAGGCCGCGCAACAGTTGCTTGATGAAGTGGTCAATGTCAAAAAGGCTTTGAAGCAATCTCGATTGGACAAGAACCAAAGCTTTAAGCGGAGCGGATCAGATGGTTCCAAAGAGACTGATGGGAATGATCAACATTTACGGAGGTCATCAGATCCTGGTGAATCGAGCACCATTTCTTCTGTCGAGTTATCAGCAGCAGAACGGCAGGATTTGCAGAACAAGAAGACcaaacttttatccatgttGGATGAG GTAGATAGAAGATACAAACAATATTACCATCAAATGCAAGCTGTGGTGTCATTTTTTGACAAGGTGGCTGGGAACGGGGCTGCTGGACCGTACACTGCACTTGCTCTCCAAGCAATTTCCCGTCAGTTTCGCAGTTTGCGTGATGCAATCAGGGGCCAAATTCAAGTGACGCGGAAAAGACTGGGAGAGCAAGATAATTCATCGGATGGTCAAGGATCAGTAATACCCCGCCTCCGCTACGTGGACCAGCAACTCAGACAGCAGAGGGCGTTTCAGCAGCTTGGTGGATTGCACCATGCTTGGAGGCCTCAAAGAGGACTTCCGGAAAGCTCTGTTTCAATCCTTCGTGCTTGGCTGTTCGAACATTTCCTTCTTCC CTACCCAAAGGATTCAGAAAAGATTATGCTTGCAAGGCAGACAGGATTAACCAGAAACCAG GTTGCCAACTGGTTTATCAATGCAAGGGTACGGCTTTGGAAGCCCATGATTGAGGAAATGTACAAAGAAGAATTCGGTGATTTGGACACGGATGCGAAATCTTCACCAGAAAATGCACTCAAAGAAGAAGCAAGAGTCGATTTCTCAGCATCGGAGGACAGGAAAGAGGAGTTGCACGAAAGCCTGATATCCGCAACTGCTGACAGCATTGAACCAGGGCAAATGCATGACTCGAAGTCGGGTCACAGTTCCACATATGACATGCCAGGGTTGGATCATTTCACAGTTGGCAACGACGTGTCACTTGCATTGGAGTTGCGGCATTGCGAAGAGCACGATGGATTTCCTCCATCAACCGGATCCCATGTAACAGGTAGCGATGCGGCAGCTTCTTTGGATTGTCACTATGAGGATCCAGAGCAGCAACATTTGATTCAGATATGGCAATACCCACGCGTTACTTGA
- the LOC126632368 gene encoding BEL1-like homeodomain protein 11, which produces MVSQDSPPNPSSSIFHQFIISDSISAQNHHLESQHLDAYPPSFQTSTTVPQALGVLPGIHSLGERMPRSVDLVQAPTGASVENQAQRLSLSLGSRMLVPSVQYRYNNFLIGEESGEACNPGVEHVGDEYCFMGGTLASHSRALNRSCSTSYGAESVAAVIANSKYLKPAQSLLEEIVNVGGKLVDISNEKHVGKLYGEGRQGGMGLSSELKAELSCNAGLMNSDKHELQARLASLITLLEQVEDRCGKYYHQMEQVISSFEMVVGEGAAKSYTALALKAMSRHFCSLRDAIVSQIYTEKRKLLQDVPKISSGLSQLNLLDRECRHKRMSLQQLGIFQSQRQAFRPIRGLPETSVAILRTWLFEHFLHPYPNDNEKLLLASQTGLSKNQVANWFINARVRLWKPMIEEMYKEEFGESSEDSNSLAAGSMTGEGNTDQTED; this is translated from the exons ATGGTGTCACAAGACTCACCCCCAAATCCCTCCTCAAGCATTTTCCACCAGTTCATAATCTCAGACTCCATTTCTGCTCAAAACCATCATCTGGAAAGCCAGCACCTTGACGCTTATCCGCCTTCATTTCAAACTAGTACCACGGTTCCACAAGCTCTCGGAGTCCTCCCCGGCATTCACTCCCTCGGCGAAAGAATGCCCCGATCAGTAGACCTTGTTCAAGCTCCTACTGGCGCATCAGTGGAGAACCAAGCACAGCGGCTTTCGCTCTCCCTCGGTTCCCGCATGCTTGTTCCTTCTGTCCAGTACCGGTACAACAACTTCCTCATTGGGGAAGAATCAGGGGAGGCTTGCAACCCGGGAGTTGAGCACGTAGGCGATGAGTACTGCTTCATGGGCGGCACACTTGCTTCGCATTCAAGGGCACTGAATAGATCCTGCTCCACTTCTTATGGAGCAGAATCTGTAGCTGCTGTCATTGCAAATTCGAAATATCTTAAACCGGCTCAGTCCCTCTTGGAAGAGATTGTTAATGTTGGCGGAAAATTGGTTGACATTAGCAATGAGAAACATGTTGGGAAATTGTACGGAGAAGGGCGGCAAGGCGGTATGGGGCTCTCCTCTGAGCTAAAAGCAGAGCTGTCTTGCAATGCCGGGCTCATGAACTCCGACAAACACGAATTGCAAGCTAGACTTGCAAGCCTCATCACATTGTTGGAACAG GTTGAGGATAGATGTGGGAAGTACTACCATCAAATGGAACAAGTGATATCATCATTTGAGATGGTGGTAGGGGAAGGAGCAGCCAAGTCCTACACAGCTCTGGCACTCAAGGCCATGTCAAGGCATTTTTGCAGCTTGAGAGATGCCATAGTATCACAAATCTACACTGAGAAGCGAAAGCTGCTGCAAGATGTTCCGAAAATCAGCAGCGGGTTATCGCAACTGAACTTGCTTGATAGAGAGTGCAGGCACAAAAGAATGTCCCTTCAACAGCTCGGCATTTTCCAGAGCCAACGCCAAGCTTTCAGACCAATTCGTGGATTGCCAGAGACATCTGTTGCGATTCTTCGCACTTGGCTTTTCGAACACTTCCTCCACCC TTACCCGAATGACAATGAAAAGCTGCTTTTGGCATCACAAACAGGGCTGTCCAAGAACCAA GTTGCGAATTGGTTCATAAACGCGCGTGTCCGGCTGTGGAAACCTATGATTGAAGAAATGTACAAGGAAGAGTTTGGGGAGTCTTCAGAGGACTCTAACTCTTTAGCCGCCGGTTCCATGACCGGCGAAGGCAACACAGATCAGACAGAGGATTAA
- the LOC126631728 gene encoding uncharacterized protein LOC126631728 produces MELCKISGSAAFQFGHLPKRSVFRMTGTEFKPQNRMFIAGMGFVGQRLGRELKNHGWDVSGTCTSINKKKKLEEERSFQIYLFDANEPDVIILDAIKNHTHMVVSIPPVPGIGDPMLHYEQILRRELVGGNLQWLGYLSSTSVYGDTGGAWVDEDYIPNPESESGRLRLAAEEGWFNFGQSLGISTQVFRLGGIYGPGRSAVDTIVKQGALSESQRMRGHRQFTSRVSVDDICQAIIASICTPSSRRVYNIVDDDPAPREEVFEYARDLVEKKWPGWIKQPSEQRESSELIVKKRGLREEKRVSNARMKKELGVRLLHPSYRSGLLSIIDQMDSPFQHGKLNS; encoded by the exons ATGGAGTTGTGTAAAATATCGGGTTCCGCGGCCTTCCAATTCGGCCATCTCCCGAAACGTTCCGTCTTCCGAATGACCGGCACAGAGTTCAAACCACAAAACCGGATGTTCATCGCCGGAATGGGTTTCGTCGGCCAGCGCCTGGGGCGCGAGCTCAAGAACCACGGATG GGATGTCTCTGGTACTTGCACTAGCattaacaagaagaagaaacttgAGGAAGAAAGGAGCTTTCAGATTTACCTTTTTGATGCAAATGAGCCAGA TGTGATCATCCTTGATGCTATCAAGAACCATACGCACATGGTTGTCTCCATTCCTCCTGTTCCGGGCATCGGTGATCCG ATGCTGCATTATGAACAAATTCTAAGGAGAGAACTTGTGGGTGGAAATCTTCAATGGCTTGGTTATCTGTCATCAACTA GTGTATATGGAGACACTGGCGGTGCATGGGTAGATGAGGA TTATATCCCCAACCCCGAGAGTGAGTCGGGCAGGTTAAGGTTAGCTGCTGAGGAAGGGTGGTTCAATTTCGGCCAGAGTCTTGGCATCTCAACACAAGTATTTCGGCTCGGAGGCATCTATGGTCCTGGTAGAAG TGCTGTCGATACAATAGTCAAGCAGGGAGCTTTATCGGAGAGTCAGAGAATGAGAGGACATCGGCAATTCACATCAAGAGTTTCTGTTGATGATATTTGTCAAGCAATTATAGCCAGTATATGTACACCGTCATCCAG GCGAGTTTACAATATTGTTGACGATGATCCAGCCCCAAGGGAAGAAGTATTCGAGTATGCAAGAGACTTGGTTGAGAAAAAGTGGCCTGGCTGGATCAAACAGCCTTCAGAGCAAAGAGAGTCTTCGGAACTTATTGTTAAGAAGAGAGGTTTACGGGAAGAGAAGAGAGTTTCGAACGCTCGTATGAAGAAGGAACTAGGAGTGAGGCTGCTGCATCCAAGTTACAGGTCGGGATTGCTGAGTATTATTGATCAAATGGATAGCCCTTTTCAACACGGCAAATTGAATTCATGA
- the LOC126630983 gene encoding uncharacterized protein LOC126630983 isoform X1, with product MEEQIASVVVLGVISWTTAFLFIRKMLPKRSFDFCNRLVSTVHATVAVTLASLSVQDWNCPVCPLASTSSPRQMKALSVSLSYLIYDLVCCLFDKKFNPDNFFHHLVSIVGIGAGLSYQKCGSEMVAALWITELSSPFLHIRELLKELGYRDTDLNLAADILFAVIFTVARMVGGPYLTYVTLSANNPFIIKAMAVGLQLVSAFWFYKIARMVKYKLTKRTTTAAASSKQVDPPTHKTPSN from the exons atggAGGAGCAAATTGCAAGTGTGGTGGTGTTGGGGGTGATTTCATGGACTACGGCGTTTCTGTTCATACGAAAGATGCTTCCGAAGCGATCGTTCGACTTCTGCAACCGCCTTGTATCCACAGTTCATGCAACTGTGGCTGTGACCTTAGCTTCCCTCTCTGTTCAAGATTGGAACTGCCCTGTGTGCCCTCTGGCTTCAACTTCTTCTCCTCGACAG ATGAAAGCACTGTCTGTGAGCCTTTCTTATCTCATATACGATCTTGTGTGTTGCCTCTTTGACAAGAAATTCAATCCTGATAATTTCTTCCACCATTTGGTCAGCATTGTTGGCATTGGAGCAGGCCTTTCCTACCAAAAG TGTGGGTCGGAGATGGTGGCAGCATTGTGGATAACAGAGTTGTCCAGCCCCTTCCTCCATATAAGGGAGCTTCTCAAAGAGCTTGGTTACAGAGACACCGATCTAAACCTAGCAGCCGAT ATTTTATTTGCAGTTATATTCACGGTTGCAAGGATGGTAGGCGGGCCTTATCTCACCTATGTGACTCTGTCTGCTAACAACCCATTCATCATCAAG GCGATGGCGGTAGGGTTGCAGCTGGTGAGCGCTTTCTGGTTCTACAAGATTGCGAGGATGGTCAAGTACAAATTGACAAAGAGGACGACTACTGCTGCTGCATCTAGTAAACAAGTCGATCCCCCAACCCATAAAACACCTAGCAATTGA
- the LOC126631729 gene encoding protein TIC 20-I, chloroplastic-like, with protein MIPNGCAMPAGCSSVNLGVCKPSVSGGPVLSCASRFQAKAAAFPCLSSWRAQQEVMPLLNPCAASSPFFSGDHGSLLRTIPALKSRCKSRMAPQASKDVPYSFRFPPMTKKPKWWWRTLACLPYLMPLHETWMYAETAYHLHPFLEDFEFLTYPFLGAIGRLPSWFLMAYFFVAYLGVVRRKEWPHFFRFHVVMGMLLEIALQVIGTVSRWMPLAVYWGKVGMHFWTAIAFAYLFTVLEAIRCALAGMYADIPFVSDAAYIQIPYD; from the exons ATGATTCCGAATGGCTGCGCCATGCCCGCCGGGTGCAGTTCTGTGAATTTGGGAGTGTGCAAGCCATCGGTTTCTGGTGGCCCTGTCTTGTCATGTGCTTCCCGCTTTCAAGCTAAGGCGGCTGCGTTTCCATGCTTGAGTTCATGGAGAGCTCAGCAGGAAG TTATGCCACTTTTGAACCCCTGTGCTGCATCGAGCCCATTTTTCAGCGGGGATCACGGTAGCTTGTTACGCACAATCCCTGCATTGAAAAGTAGATGCAAATCTCGTATGGCCCCTCAAGCATCTAAGGATGTTCCATACAGTTTTCGGTTCCCTCCAATGACTAAGAAACCAAAGTGGTGGTGGAGGACGTTAGCCTGTCTCCCCTACTTGATGCCCCTACACGAGACATGGATGTATGCTGAGACAGCGTATCATCTACACCCGTTCTTGGAGGACTTTGAATTCTTAACATACCCGTTCCTCGGAGCCATTGGGAGGTTGCCCAGCTGGTTCTTGATGGCATACTTTTTCGTTGCGTATCTGGGAGTTGTGAGGAGAAAGGAATGGCCTCATTTCTTCAGGTTTCATGTGGTGATGGGCATGTTGCTTGAGATTGCCTTGCAGGTGATAGGGACTGTGAGCCGTTGGATGCCGCTTGCTGTCTACTGGGGTAAGGTTGGGATGCACTTCTGGACGGCCATTGCATTTGCTTACCTTTTCACCGTGTTGGAGGCCATACGTTGTGCTCTTGCTGGCATGTATGCTGATATCCCCTTCGTCTCTGATGCTGCATATATTCAAATTCCATATGACTAA